Proteins from a genomic interval of Candidatus Acidulodesulfobacterium ferriphilum:
- a CDS encoding sulfurtransferase TusA family protein produces MNNVCMGNLAENIEYTESVVVDIRGVSCCMPPVGEFIIEMRQQPKNTVIELLTDKEEDVKEVIEWIKKVHQELLSVIEETGYWRIFAKKVDNM; encoded by the coding sequence ATGAATAATGTTTGTATGGGTAATTTAGCAGAGAATATTGAATATACCGAATCTGTTGTAGTTGATATAAGGGGCGTATCGTGCTGCATGCCGCCTGTGGGCGAGTTTATTATAGAAATGAGGCAGCAGCCGAAAAACACGGTAATAGAATTATTAACGGATAAAGAGGAAGATGTCAAAGAAGTTATAGAATGGATAAAAAAAGTTCATCAGGAACTTTTATCTGTTATCGAGGAAACAGGTTATTGGAGAATATTTGCTAAAAAAGTGGATAATATGTAA
- a CDS encoding AbrB/MazE/SpoVT family DNA-binding domain-containing protein, giving the protein METTSMSVKGQVVIPNKIRKALNLKPNSKLIILQDGSNILLKPIEEPKIKDFKNLIAMGDEISEKLNLKRKDVGRVIKETRNKQKCA; this is encoded by the coding sequence ATGGAAACTACAAGCATGTCCGTTAAAGGACAGGTGGTCATACCGAATAAAATCAGGAAAGCCCTAAACTTAAAGCCGAATTCCAAACTGATTATACTTCAGGACGGGAGCAATATACTTTTAAAGCCTATTGAAGAACCCAAGATAAAGGATTTTAAAAATCTAATCGCTATGGGTGACGAAATTTCGGAAAAATTAAATCTAAAGCGCAAAGATGTCGGCAGGGTTATAAAAGAAACAAGGAATAAACAAAAGTGCGCATAG
- a CDS encoding site-specific DNA-methyltransferase — protein sequence MPTINFKGKNAVWNHHLSLPYQILEKDKKLSAKGKNEDENLIIEADNLIALKSLLPKYQGKIKCIYIDPPYNTGNENWVYNDKVNSPLLRAWIGEIVGKDDLTKHDKWLCMMVPRLKLLREFLNDEGVIFISIDNNEEHHLRNICDEIFMDNFIAKLVWKGKSGAEDDNYYRTIHEYILVYAKNKSQFNAGLQIKEGGNFPKFDQNKEKYYTTQLLRKWGSNSRREDRPNLFYPIKGPDGNDFFPRLPDGSDGCWRWDKSKMIKAIENGDIDFAFNNKNLLEAYEKIYEPDENENRFKKYQSVLDNVGSTTMGTKELMEIFDGLKVFDHPKPTSLLKRLFTMSGLRNNDIILDSFAGSGTTAHAVLELNKEDGGNRKFILVQLPEKIEEDKPAYKAGFKYVHEITRERVKRVIERDKLEVGFYYMRLGPKIDADSILNGDLPTYNEFAKYVYYLAAGKTMDNEESINEKNYFVGKINSETVYLIYEKDTEKLKKLAITLDWAEEVNKKDNGKKIVYAPACFLDEEYLERFNISFVSIPYNLFEKK from the coding sequence ATGCCGACAATAAATTTTAAAGGAAAAAACGCTGTTTGGAATCATCATTTATCACTCCCGTATCAAATACTGGAAAAGGATAAAAAATTATCTGCCAAAGGAAAAAATGAGGATGAAAACCTAATTATAGAAGCGGATAATTTAATTGCGCTTAAGAGTTTGTTGCCAAAGTATCAGGGGAAAATAAAATGTATCTATATCGATCCGCCGTATAATACTGGCAATGAAAACTGGGTTTATAACGATAAAGTTAATAGCCCTCTTTTAAGGGCTTGGATTGGTGAAATTGTTGGCAAAGATGATTTAACTAAGCATGATAAGTGGCTCTGCATGATGGTTCCACGTTTAAAATTATTAAGAGAGTTCTTAAACGATGAAGGGGTTATTTTTATAAGTATAGATAATAATGAAGAGCACCATTTAAGAAATATATGCGACGAAATTTTTATGGATAATTTCATAGCCAAATTGGTTTGGAAAGGTAAAAGTGGGGCTGAAGATGATAATTATTACAGAACAATACACGAGTATATTTTAGTATATGCTAAGAATAAAAGTCAATTTAATGCAGGATTGCAAATAAAAGAAGGAGGAAATTTTCCGAAGTTTGACCAAAATAAGGAAAAGTATTATACAACACAGCTTTTAAGGAAATGGGGGTCTAATAGTAGAAGAGAGGATAGGCCTAATTTGTTTTATCCAATAAAAGGACCCGATGGTAATGATTTTTTTCCAAGATTGCCTGATGGAAGTGATGGATGTTGGCGTTGGGATAAATCAAAAATGATAAAAGCTATTGAAAATGGGGATATTGATTTTGCTTTTAATAATAAAAATTTATTGGAAGCATATGAAAAAATTTATGAGCCGGATGAAAACGAAAATAGATTTAAAAAATACCAAAGTGTTTTAGATAACGTTGGTTCTACTACCATGGGAACTAAAGAACTAATGGAGATTTTTGATGGTCTAAAAGTATTTGATCATCCAAAACCTACTTCATTATTAAAAAGATTATTTACTATGAGTGGATTAAGGAATAATGATATCATACTTGACTCATTCGCTGGTTCCGGCACAACAGCTCATGCAGTTTTGGAATTAAATAAAGAAGATGGCGGAAATAGAAAATTTATTTTAGTGCAACTTCCGGAAAAAATTGAAGAAGACAAGCCTGCGTACAAGGCAGGTTTTAAATATGTTCACGAAATTACCAGAGAACGTGTAAAGCGAGTAATAGAAAGAGATAAATTAGAAGTTGGTTTTTATTATATGAGGCTCGGACCAAAGATTGATGCGGATTCAATTTTAAATGGCGATTTACCAACCTATAATGAATTTGCAAAATATGTTTATTACTTGGCAGCGGGCAAAACAATGGATAACGAAGAATCAATTAATGAAAAAAATTATTTTGTCGGTAAAATAAATAGCGAAACGGTTTATCTTATATATGAAAAAGATACGGAGAAATTGAAAAAATTAGCTATTACTCTTGATTGGGCGGAAGAAGTCAATAAAAAAGATAATGGAAAGAAGATAGTTTATGCTCCTGCTTGTTTTTTAGATGAGGAGTATTTGGAGAGGTTTAATATTAGTTTTGTAAGTATTCCTTATAACCTTTTTGAGAAAAAGTAA
- a CDS encoding putative toxin-antitoxin system toxin component, PIN family produces MRIVIDTNILISGIFFRGKERDLLELWFSGKFDVICTEEIFEEYSEVLTRFTEKSGENKHQEIAGIIVKNCLFIKNVYNEKYSRDPGDDKFINCAKSGGASYIVSGDKDLLVLKKIGDLEIITASNFLKSL; encoded by the coding sequence GTGCGCATAGTTATAGATACCAATATATTAATCTCCGGCATATTTTTTAGAGGAAAAGAAAGAGACCTGCTCGAACTATGGTTTAGCGGCAAATTTGACGTTATATGCACGGAGGAAATATTCGAGGAATATTCGGAAGTATTAACGAGATTTACCGAAAAATCCGGTGAAAATAAACATCAAGAAATTGCCGGTATAATTGTCAAAAACTGTCTATTTATTAAAAATGTTTATAACGAAAAATATTCAAGGGATCCCGGCGACGATAAATTTATAAATTGCGCAAAAAGCGGCGGAGCGTCATATATAGTTTCAGGGGACAAAGATTTGCTTGTTCTAAAAAAGATAGGCGACTTGGAAATAATAACGGCCTCTAACTTCTTAAAGTCCCTTTAA
- a CDS encoding restriction endonuclease subunit R gives MILKDYQTDVVEALKKFYTEAENVKSAIEKLDVNLRSSISYVDAVYNNLNLSHFADRPKNGLGESYPRFCLKIPTGGGKTLLAIEAIREYHNLFAKKRTGLVVWIVHREIIYRQTIEKLKDKNHIYRQWLDQCSGNRTIILEKGQSLRRQDTEDNLVILMLMFQSTSRNTKENMKVFQDSGGYIDFFPQDNRYDEHQKLLEKIPNLDFIQDDLFNNKIVKSSLGNAIRILNPLIIVDEFHTMFSDIAKKTLDGLNPSMIIGLSATPKERNHMNVLVEITGRQLEKAGMIKLDLHLHSPSISGNWHEMINEIMKKRNSIEEEAIKLNSNRNIYIRPIALIQAERTGKDQREKGKVHSEDVREYLIEQGVPAHEIAVKSSEIDEIREEKLLSQSSEIRYIITKEALKEGWDCSFAYILGIIPNARSESSMTQLVGRILRQPYAKKIGIKELDESYVYFNQGDTEDVLKNIQKGFENEGLGDLIQNISRESGPAGSKKIKTKVKPEILEKYPESLYLPVWIIKNSESYRRFSYHIDIKPNIDWSKVNYGEWLKNEIFPLLDEKPTTYEILVDIDKKYEKKYLEEKESGLFEISYLTRRITDVTDNAFVAFDLANDFIKEYKEYKNEEKLIVNSGFITHEIIKKLSLEKFNQEEKIFNSLIESKKLILAVCDDQDIGYLLPEEYEVYPEGIETYKSNLFEKSDKLSMNPLEIKVANLIDNKKSVVWWVRNVAENKKWYAISGWKKGKIHPDFIAAKKNKNDQIELVYIIESKGEHLLGNLDTQYKKNVFDRMNNEEIRSINLKLIKLKLNEDFSFKLVEEGKEDIDINKFFNL, from the coding sequence ATGATTCTAAAAGATTACCAAACTGATGTCGTAGAAGCGCTTAAAAAATTTTATACAGAAGCCGAAAATGTAAAAAGCGCAATTGAAAAACTGGATGTTAACCTGAGAAGTTCAATATCTTATGTTGATGCAGTTTATAATAATCTCAATTTATCTCATTTTGCCGATAGGCCTAAAAATGGTCTGGGCGAATCTTACCCCCGCTTTTGCTTAAAAATTCCAACAGGCGGGGGAAAAACGCTTTTGGCTATTGAAGCTATCCGTGAATACCATAATCTATTTGCCAAAAAAAGAACCGGCCTTGTCGTTTGGATTGTCCACCGTGAAATAATTTATAGACAAACAATTGAAAAGTTAAAAGATAAAAATCATATTTACCGCCAATGGCTCGATCAATGCAGCGGCAATAGGACAATTATTTTAGAAAAAGGTCAGTCTTTACGCCGTCAGGACACCGAAGATAATTTAGTGATTTTAATGTTAATGTTCCAATCGACTAGCAGAAACACTAAAGAAAACATGAAAGTATTTCAGGATAGCGGCGGCTATATTGATTTTTTTCCTCAAGATAATAGGTATGACGAACACCAAAAACTTCTTGAAAAAATTCCAAATTTGGATTTTATACAAGATGACCTATTCAATAATAAAATTGTGAAATCAAGTTTAGGAAATGCTATAAGAATATTAAATCCATTAATTATAGTAGATGAATTTCACACTATGTTCTCTGATATAGCAAAAAAGACACTTGATGGCTTAAATCCTTCAATGATTATCGGACTATCGGCCACTCCTAAAGAACGAAACCATATGAATGTTCTTGTGGAGATTACCGGTCGGCAGCTTGAAAAAGCAGGCATGATTAAGCTTGATTTACATTTACACTCGCCTTCTATTAGTGGAAATTGGCATGAGATGATTAATGAAATAATGAAAAAAAGGAACTCAATAGAAGAAGAAGCAATCAAACTTAATAGCAACAGAAACATCTATATTAGACCTATTGCCCTTATACAGGCGGAAAGGACAGGCAAAGATCAGCGAGAAAAAGGTAAAGTTCATAGCGAAGATGTACGTGAATATCTGATAGAACAAGGCGTGCCTGCCCATGAAATTGCCGTTAAATCAAGTGAAATAGACGAAATTAGAGAGGAAAAGCTTTTATCTCAATCCAGCGAAATTAGATATATTATTACCAAAGAAGCTTTAAAAGAGGGTTGGGATTGTTCTTTCGCTTATATTTTGGGTATAATTCCTAACGCAAGATCAGAATCATCAATGACTCAGTTAGTCGGCAGGATTTTACGCCAACCGTATGCTAAAAAAATCGGAATCAAAGAACTTGATGAAAGCTACGTTTATTTTAATCAAGGCGATACGGAGGATGTGTTAAAAAATATTCAAAAAGGGTTTGAAAATGAAGGTTTGGGTGATTTAATCCAAAATATTAGTAGGGAATCAGGCCCTGCAGGTTCCAAAAAAATCAAAACAAAAGTTAAACCTGAAATCCTTGAAAAATATCCAGAATCGTTGTATTTGCCTGTTTGGATAATAAAAAATAGTGAAAGCTATCGCAGGTTTTCTTATCATATTGATATTAAACCTAATATTGATTGGAGTAAAGTAAACTATGGGGAATGGCTAAAAAATGAAATTTTTCCATTACTCGATGAAAAACCGACCACTTATGAAATTTTAGTTGACATAGATAAAAAATATGAGAAAAAATATTTAGAAGAGAAAGAAAGCGGACTATTTGAAATTTCATATTTAACCCGCAGAATAACTGATGTAACCGATAATGCATTCGTCGCTTTTGATTTAGCAAATGATTTTATTAAAGAATACAAAGAATATAAGAACGAGGAAAAGTTAATAGTTAATAGCGGATTTATTACCCATGAAATTATTAAAAAATTATCGCTTGAAAAATTTAATCAGGAAGAAAAAATTTTTAATTCTTTGATAGAGAGTAAAAAATTAATATTAGCGGTTTGCGATGACCAAGATATAGGTTATTTATTGCCGGAAGAATATGAAGTATATCCTGAGGGCATTGAAACATATAAATCAAATCTTTTTGAAAAATCAGATAAATTATCAATGAATCCTCTGGAAATAAAAGTTGCTAATTTGATTGATAATAAAAAAAGCGTTGTATGGTGGGTGCGCAATGTTGCGGAAAATAAAAAATGGTACGCAATTAGCGGATGGAAAAAAGGCAAAATTCATCCCGATTTCATAGCCGCCAAAAAAAATAAAAACGATCAAATAGAGCTGGTTTATATAATTGAGAGCAAGGGGGAGCATTTACTTGGTAATTTGGATACTCAATATAAAAAAAATGTTTTTGATAGAATGAATAATGAAGAAATAAGATCAATTAATTTGAAATTGATTAAACTTAAATTAAACGAAGATTTTAGCTTTAAATTGGTTGAAGAGGGCAAAGAGGATATTGATATTAATAAATTTTTTAATCTGTAA
- a CDS encoding site-specific integrase: MRIYRRGSIYWCEFRLDNKHYQYSCKTKEKEIAQEVASAIYADMIRDRFNIPAKNKAQRLFAETYQEYLKNLNNSKGTIEKKKWHYKHFIKLFKDKYIADIDVKNYQLTRKLEIQNEPKNKGKNDSQITYAIVNSEIMTLSNFFNFCIEKGYIDKNPAFKIKKLNELSRIKTLSNSDIEKLIAGATNKLTKDLITFLIYTGCRKGEALNLKWDDVDLQNNVIAIKGTKTKYDRYIPISKPLKELLRQVGKNQDGLYVFERNGAKLTDFKRSFHTACRNAGLKDLRIHDLRHVFASKMVMNGTSLFITGELLGHRTTQMTKRYSHLVPETLKKAVDDVFNKKIL, from the coding sequence ATGAGAATTTACAGGCGCGGTAGTATCTATTGGTGCGAGTTCAGGCTTGACAATAAGCATTATCAATACTCTTGCAAGACAAAAGAAAAAGAAATAGCGCAAGAAGTAGCGTCGGCAATTTATGCGGATATGATACGGGACAGATTTAATATACCGGCGAAAAATAAGGCTCAACGTTTATTTGCCGAAACCTATCAGGAATATTTAAAAAATCTTAATAATTCAAAAGGGACTATTGAAAAGAAAAAATGGCATTATAAGCATTTTATTAAATTATTTAAAGATAAATACATTGCAGATATTGACGTTAAAAATTATCAATTAACAAGAAAGCTTGAAATACAGAACGAACCTAAGAATAAAGGCAAAAACGACAGTCAAATAACTTATGCTATTGTCAATAGCGAAATAATGACCTTATCTAATTTCTTTAATTTTTGTATTGAGAAAGGCTATATAGATAAGAACCCTGCATTTAAAATTAAGAAACTAAATGAACTATCCCGCATTAAAACTTTATCAAACTCCGACATCGAGAAACTCATCGCAGGCGCTACAAATAAGTTGACTAAAGATTTAATTACTTTTTTAATTTATACCGGTTGCCGCAAAGGCGAGGCTCTTAACTTAAAATGGGACGACGTGGACTTGCAGAATAACGTAATAGCTATTAAAGGAACTAAAACCAAGTATGACAGGTATATTCCGATTTCAAAACCGTTAAAAGAGCTTTTAAGGCAAGTCGGAAAAAATCAGGATGGTTTATACGTATTCGAGAGGAACGGGGCTAAATTAACCGATTTTAAGCGTTCCTTTCATACGGCGTGCCGTAATGCCGGATTAAAAGATTTAAGGATCCACGACTTGCGCCACGTATTCGCAAGCAAAATGGTAATGAACGGGACGTCTTTATTTATTACAGGCGAACTGTTAGGACATAGGACTACGCAAATGACAAAGCGGTATAGCCATTTAGTCCCGGAGACGCTTAAGAAAGCGGTTGACGATGTATTTAACAAAAAAATATTGTAA
- a CDS encoding sulfurtransferase TusA family protein — MADVNLKDVKPTITVDARGTYCPGPLMELIKEMRQQPVGSIIELISGDAGSAKDVPEWLNKVHQEFMGVIEETGYWRIFSKKIKEM, encoded by the coding sequence ATGGCAGATGTAAATTTAAAAGATGTTAAACCGACTATTACCGTGGATGCAAGAGGGACATATTGCCCGGGGCCGCTTATGGAATTAATAAAGGAGATGAGGCAGCAGCCTGTTGGCTCTATAATAGAACTAATTTCAGGGGACGCTGGTAGCGCCAAAGATGTTCCGGAGTGGTTAAACAAGGTTCATCAGGAATTTATGGGTGTTATCGAAGAAACCGGTTATTGGCGAATTTTTTCAAAAAAGATTAAAGAAATGTAA
- a CDS encoding MFS transporter, with amino-acid sequence MGNKNNTFFTMPLLLSSAGMFLDGYSLTVIAFAIILINPYFHLNVLGSGLIVASVIFGSAAGALVVGYFGDIFGRKSVYVLNMVIFVMFGLISAVSFNFLMLFLSRFIIGIAVGADYPVSNSYIAEIAPQGLRGKYLAFSGLSFGLGSIFSSLVSAALFPFGPEMWRFMLGIVVIPAIIVMFLRISMPESARWLNVKNLGNKIYIKGMFSNVHIKNTLLYSIIWFLYDIGAYGIGLLIPLIFKKTGLISNEDNALITSLILFAGIISSIAGLLNIDKIGRKGLQLIGFIGMAIALFFLPSVYKSLIGIILVIFIAEIFNSFASLTVGIFPAELSHTSFRSSAYGFSAMLGKFGAICGVLIMMFFVKENKDFGYYLIGILMLTAFLLTFFLPETKNRELDVNL; translated from the coding sequence TTGGGCAATAAAAATAATACATTTTTTACAATGCCCCTTCTGCTTTCCTCCGCGGGCATGTTTTTAGACGGGTATTCCTTGACCGTCATAGCATTTGCGATAATACTTATTAATCCTTATTTTCATTTAAATGTCCTCGGCTCAGGTTTGATAGTCGCTTCGGTTATTTTTGGCAGCGCGGCAGGGGCATTGGTTGTCGGATATTTCGGCGACATCTTTGGAAGAAAGTCGGTTTATGTTTTAAACATGGTAATTTTTGTCATGTTTGGTCTTATCTCCGCTGTTTCTTTTAATTTTTTAATGCTGTTTTTATCCCGCTTTATTATAGGCATTGCGGTAGGGGCGGATTATCCCGTATCTAATTCTTATATTGCCGAGATAGCGCCGCAGGGGTTAAGGGGCAAGTATCTCGCATTTTCAGGACTTTCCTTTGGACTCGGTTCAATATTTTCTTCTCTCGTTTCGGCAGCGCTTTTTCCGTTTGGCCCGGAAATGTGGAGATTTATGCTTGGGATTGTTGTGATACCTGCTATTATAGTTATGTTTTTAAGGATTTCTATGCCTGAATCTGCAAGATGGCTAAATGTTAAAAATTTAGGAAATAAAATTTATATAAAAGGGATGTTTTCAAATGTCCATATTAAAAATACGCTGTTATATTCGATTATATGGTTTTTATATGATATCGGGGCTTACGGCATAGGCCTTTTGATACCTTTAATTTTTAAAAAAACAGGTCTTATTTCAAATGAGGATAACGCTCTAATTACATCATTAATCCTTTTTGCGGGCATTATCAGTTCTATAGCGGGGCTGTTAAATATAGATAAAATCGGGAGAAAGGGTTTGCAGCTCATCGGTTTTATAGGGATGGCAATCGCGCTTTTTTTCCTGCCGTCCGTTTATAAAAGTTTAATCGGCATCATTTTAGTTATTTTCATTGCTGAAATTTTTAATTCCTTTGCGTCCCTTACCGTGGGGATTTTTCCGGCTGAGCTTTCGCATACATCTTTCAGGTCGTCGGCTTACGGTTTTTCGGCGATGTTGGGGAAATTCGGGGCTATATGCGGGGTTTTGATTATGATGTTCTTTGTAAAAGAAAATAAGGATTTTGGATATTATTTGATCGGAATTTTAATGCTAACCGCCTTTTTATTAACTTTTTTTCTACCCGAGACTAAAAATAGGGAACTCGATGTTAATTTATAA
- a CDS encoding NAD(P)/FAD-dependent oxidoreductase has product MSKRVVIVGGGVGGTIIANLLAKKMRQELKKGELVIDVVSDKPEHFYQPGLLYMLFGLKHHDELVRDERNLLDPMVELHLHPAVKIDKDKNEVHLKNGLIIKYDIVVLATGSRPAPEMIPGLREGGHWFYEVDACLKLRHELMTFKGGKIVLAIGLPHKCPVAPLEVTYMLDDWFKQRGIRDKVEYTYTYPIGRLHGLESVAHFAAKTFPKHGILTETLFNMKEVDANKRTITSLEGVTLKYDLLLTIPPHKGAQVIEDSGLGQNGFIPTDKFTLKMEGATNVYVVGDTTNLPISKAGSTAHFESDIIVENIASELREGLTPFRYDGKVFCFIETGLSKATYIMFDYNTPPNPVAPSALIHWFKLTYNKVYWLTPMGVL; this is encoded by the coding sequence ATGTCAAAAAGAGTGGTTATCGTTGGAGGAGGGGTCGGCGGAACAATTATTGCTAATTTACTTGCAAAAAAAATGAGGCAGGAGCTTAAAAAAGGCGAGTTGGTAATCGATGTGGTATCGGATAAGCCGGAGCATTTTTATCAACCTGGCCTTTTATACATGCTTTTTGGTTTAAAGCACCATGATGAACTTGTCAGAGACGAAAGAAATTTACTCGACCCGATGGTTGAACTTCATCTTCACCCCGCGGTTAAAATCGATAAGGATAAAAATGAGGTTCATCTTAAAAACGGCTTGATTATAAAATATGACATTGTTGTTCTTGCCACAGGGTCAAGGCCTGCCCCTGAAATGATACCAGGGCTAAGAGAGGGCGGACACTGGTTTTACGAGGTAGATGCCTGTTTAAAACTTCGCCATGAATTAATGACTTTTAAGGGCGGCAAGATTGTTCTCGCCATAGGTTTGCCGCATAAATGTCCTGTTGCTCCGTTAGAAGTTACATATATGCTGGACGATTGGTTTAAACAAAGAGGGATAAGAGATAAGGTTGAATATACCTATACTTACCCGATAGGGAGACTTCACGGGCTCGAATCTGTAGCCCATTTCGCGGCCAAAACATTTCCAAAACACGGCATCTTAACTGAAACTTTGTTTAATATGAAAGAGGTTGATGCCAATAAAAGAACCATCACAAGTTTAGAGGGCGTAACTTTAAAATATGATTTATTGCTCACGATTCCGCCGCACAAAGGGGCGCAGGTAATCGAAGATTCCGGCCTTGGACAGAACGGGTTTATACCGACCGACAAATTTACGCTTAAGATGGAAGGGGCGACAAATGTCTATGTTGTCGGGGATACTACAAACCTTCCGATAAGCAAAGCAGGTTCTACTGCCCACTTTGAATCGGATATTATCGTCGAAAATATTGCCTCTGAGTTAAGAGAAGGCCTAACGCCGTTCAGGTATGACGGGAAGGTTTTCTGTTTTATAGAGACAGGTTTAAGTAAAGCAACATATATTATGTTTGATTATAATACTCCGCCAAATCCCGTTGCTCCGTCAGCGCTTATTCACTGGTTTAAATTAACATATAATAAGGTTTACTGGTTAACCCCGATGGGTGTTCTTTAA